The DNA region AATATGGTGATGATGGCTTTAAAACGCTTTTTTCATCAAATGAACCGTTTATTATATCACCATACTCCTCATCTGTTCCTATCTGTATCATAACAGGGTCCTTTTTTGATTTCCTTATATTTTCAAGTATGTTTACAACGCCATTTATATTTGATTTTTATAAATGAGTCTGGATTCGCTATGCTTCTGTCAACATGTGATTCTGCCGCAAAGTTTATTATATAATCAGCATCGTTTATTACATCGCTTAAATCATCGTTTATATCCCTTTTAATGAATTTATAATTATCCTTTAAATTCTTTAAATTTTCCAGATTTGAGCCATATGATAATTTATCTATATTTATTATATTGCAATTGTAATTATCATTTAAATAATTTATAAAATTTGAACCTATAAACCCGGCACCACCTGTTACAAGAAACGTATCCATGAAACATTATAATTTAATACAATATATTTTTATCCATACTTTTTATATTTTTATTCTAAAATCAAGGTCTATTATATATAAGATTCATCATTATTAGCATTATTAAGATATAGAAATTAAAATACCTGTTTAAAATTCTATTTTATTCTGGTATCAAAGCTGTTTAATAACCAGTATTTAATCAATTTTGAAATAAATCATAATATTGATTTTTTATAATCAATATTCCATGATGCCCATTTTTATGATTATTTAATAACCATAATTCTTTATCCTGGTAACAAAGCTATTGCATTATGGAAGAAAGTATAAATATAAGTTATACACTAGTATAATAGTGAGTTATACATGTTTGAAGAGGAAATGAGTGTGGGCCCAAAGGGGCAGGTCGTGATACCAGTTACATTAAGAAAAGCATTAAAAATCACACCTGGTTCAAAGGTGATTTTTAAACTTGATGGCGATAGAATAATAATGAAAAAACCGAAAACTGATTCCGTAAATATCTTTAGAGAAATTGCCAAAAATGGAAGAAATGTAAATGAAATAAAATATGATGAATATACAGGCGAAATTTTTAAAAGGAATAAATTATGATATATAGATTCCAATGTATTTATATTTGCATCGCTTAACAATGAAGAATTAGGTAATAATGCAAGGCTTATTCTTGAAGCGGTACAAAATAGAAATGTTAATGCAATAACCAGTGCATTAACCTTTGATGAGATCATCTGGATAATAAAAAAGAATAGAAATTTTGAGGATGCAATATCTGCTACTGAGCTTTTTTGAATATGCCCGGACTGTATTTAATTGATGTAAATCAGGGTTTGCTGGCGCTTTCAATAGATATTATGAAACGATATAAAATAGACCCAAGAGATTCTATTCATGCAGCAACTGCAATAACGGAAAAGGTAAATATTATAATATCTGAATACCTGGATTTCAATAAAATTAAAGAGAATTGGTATAATGGAATTTAAAATAAAGTAATATGCATGAATTCAAATCATTCAAAAGCAAATTATAGAATTTTTATATCCAATTTTTGTTTTTGCATTATAATTTTGCTGTTTATTTCAGACCTGTTTTTATTGAATTCCAGAGATGAAAACCAGTATTTATAAAAATTTGTTTAACATAATTGATATTTTCTTTGAGTATGTCAATTTATATATTATATGATATCTATCCTTCTAAAAAAGGCCAATCATATAAAGGCTTTAAAGCCCTACAAAAATCATTTTATTACCATGTGTTTTAAATTTATATCTATATCATAAAAATTGAAATTAATCAATTTTTTTGCCCTTTCTATATTCAAAGATGAATCAAATGGTCTTTTTGCTTTCAATTCAATATTATTCTCATCTATATTTTTATTTAAATTGTACATCTCTGATATTCTTAAAGCAAGATCATATCTTGATATTTTATTTCCTGCTATGTTCAATATTCCTATTCTGTTCAATGGTATAATATCTTTTATTGCCATTGCCAGATTAAATGCCGATATTGGCGAATAATATCCAGGAATTGCGGTTACCCTTTTATTTTCCATTAAATTTTTGTAAACAAATACCGGAAATCCCTTGTTAAGAAATACCCCGGAAGTCCTTATTATTAAAGTATTATCATAAGAATTTGCGTATATATCACCAAGGAGCTTTGTAAGGCCATAATAATTAACCGGATCAGGTAGATCATCTTCCCTGTAATTTCCTGTTATGCCATTAAAAACATAATCTGTTGAAATATTTATAAAATACGACTCTGTTACTTTTAACGGTCTTATTATATGCCTTACTGCCCCGGCATTTACATTATATGCCTCATTCTTATATATTTCGCATCTATCAACGTCTGTTAATGCTGCGCAGTTTATTATAATATCAGGATTGCTTTTTAATATTATATCCTCTATTAAATAGAATTTATTGAAGTCAAGCTCCTTGTGTGATATTTTAATTAATTCATAATCATCTTTTAATAAATTTATTAATTGCGATCCCAGCTGACCGGATGATCCAAATATCAATATTTTCTTCATTTCATCACTCCA from Picrophilus oshimae DSM 9789 includes:
- a CDS encoding AbrB/MazE/SpoVT family DNA-binding domain-containing protein; this encodes MFEEEMSVGPKGQVVIPVTLRKALKITPGSKVIFKLDGDRIIMKKPKTDSVNIFREIAKNGRNVNEIKYDEYTGEIFKRNKL
- a CDS encoding PIN domain-containing protein, which codes for MPGLYLIDVNQGLLALSIDIMKRYKIDPRDSIHAATAITEKVNIIISEYLDFNKIKENWYNGI
- a CDS encoding dTDP-4-dehydrorhamnose reductase family protein, yielding MKKILIFGSSGQLGSQLINLLKDDYELIKISHKELDFNKFYLIEDIILKSNPDIIINCAALTDVDRCEIYKNEAYNVNAGAVRHIIRPLKVTESYFINISTDYVFNGITGNYREDDLPDPVNYYGLTKLLGDIYANSYDNTLIIRTSGVFLNKGFPVFVYKNLMENKRVTAIPGYYSPISAFNLAMAIKDIIPLNRIGILNIAGNKISRYDLALRISEMYNLNKNIDENNIELKAKRPFDSSLNIERAKKLINFNFYDIDINLKHMVIK